The Diaphorobacter ruginosibacter genome contains a region encoding:
- a CDS encoding RBBP9/YdeN family alpha/beta hydrolase — MNAQQVLVLPGWQGSGEAHWQTRWERLHGYQRVEQHDWMHPLRGDWSARLEETVVDAPAPVILVAHSLGCILTAWWAAHSGHASGKVQGALLVAPGDVERPELTGPLRGWTPISMRSLPFPSILVGSRNDPYCSFERARALADAWGSRFVDLGARGHINAESGLGDWPEGHALLDSLRTTTKD; from the coding sequence ATGAACGCGCAGCAGGTGCTGGTTCTCCCCGGCTGGCAGGGGTCGGGCGAGGCGCACTGGCAGACCCGCTGGGAGCGCCTGCACGGTTATCAACGCGTGGAGCAGCATGACTGGATGCACCCGCTGCGCGGCGACTGGAGCGCGCGGCTCGAGGAGACCGTCGTCGATGCGCCGGCACCCGTCATCCTGGTGGCGCACAGCCTGGGGTGCATTCTCACGGCGTGGTGGGCTGCGCATTCGGGCCATGCATCCGGCAAGGTGCAGGGTGCCCTGTTGGTGGCCCCGGGCGACGTGGAGCGGCCCGAGCTGACGGGGCCGCTGCGCGGCTGGACGCCGATCTCCATGCGCTCGTTGCCGTTCCCGAGCATCCTGGTGGGCAGCCGCAACGACCCCTATTGCAGCTTCGAGCGCGCCCGCGCACTCGCCGATGCCTGGGGCTCGCGCTTCGTCGACCTGGGCGCGCGCGGACACATCAACGCCGAATCCGGCCTGGGAGACTGGCCCGAGGGCCACGCGCTGCTGGATTCGCTCAGAACCACGACAAAGGATTGA
- a CDS encoding VOC family protein → MQFIPYLNFNGNCAEAMAFYAKVLGGTQGPVMRFGDMPPMPDMPPVPESAKNGVMHTYVKFGDQELMGSDVMPEACAGAGYHAPQGMYISIRVDTVEEGRRIFDAFAQGGQVAMPFAKTFWSPGFGMTTDRFGTPWMINVFDEQVAR, encoded by the coding sequence ATGCAATTCATTCCCTACCTCAACTTCAACGGCAACTGCGCGGAAGCCATGGCTTTCTACGCCAAGGTGCTCGGCGGCACGCAGGGGCCCGTCATGCGCTTCGGCGACATGCCGCCCATGCCCGACATGCCACCGGTGCCCGAGAGTGCGAAGAACGGCGTAATGCACACCTACGTGAAGTTCGGCGACCAGGAGCTCATGGGCTCGGACGTGATGCCCGAAGCCTGCGCAGGTGCCGGCTACCACGCGCCGCAGGGCATGTACATCTCGATCCGCGTGGACACGGTGGAGGAAGGCCGCCGCATCTTCGATGCCTTCGCGCAGGGCGGCCAGGTGGCCATGCCCTTCGCCAAGACCTTCTGGTCGCCCGGCTTCGGCATGACGACCGACCGCTTCGGCACGCCCTGGATGATCAACGTGTTCGACGAGCAGGTGGCGCGCTGA
- a CDS encoding LysE family translocator, giving the protein MFGISDYGAFVAAIILFLCIPGPGNLALITSTSKGGFRGGFASTFGVICADQMLMWAAVGGVAGLMAAYPAAFHMVQWVGAAYLAWIGWRMLRAKPGDAPVVNIRPHHYFRQGAIITLFNPKAIVFYMAFFPLFVNPQTHRGLVTFAAMAATVATLTLLYSTIMILLTHFLAERMRANPRIVNMLEKTAGTFLIGFGVKLAISK; this is encoded by the coding sequence ATGTTTGGCATCTCGGACTACGGCGCTTTCGTCGCCGCGATCATCCTGTTCCTGTGCATTCCCGGCCCCGGGAATCTGGCGTTGATCACGTCGACCAGCAAGGGGGGCTTCCGCGGCGGCTTTGCCTCCACATTCGGCGTGATCTGTGCCGACCAGATGCTCATGTGGGCGGCGGTGGGTGGCGTGGCCGGCCTGATGGCCGCCTATCCCGCAGCATTCCACATGGTGCAGTGGGTGGGTGCCGCCTACCTCGCCTGGATTGGCTGGCGCATGCTGCGCGCCAAGCCCGGCGACGCGCCGGTGGTCAACATCAGGCCGCATCACTACTTCCGGCAGGGCGCGATCATCACGCTGTTCAACCCGAAGGCCATCGTGTTCTACATGGCGTTCTTTCCGTTGTTCGTCAATCCGCAGACACACCGCGGCCTTGTCACTTTTGCGGCAATGGCGGCCACGGTGGCGACCCTGACCCTGCTCTATTCGACGATCATGATCCTGCTGACGCACTTCCTGGCCGAGCGCATGCGCGCCAACCCACGGATCGTGAACATGCTCGAAAAGACGGCAGGTACTTTTCTCATCGGCTTCGGCGTCAAGCTGGCCATTTCCAAATAA
- a CDS encoding MFS transporter: MTTTTSTPSSAPSPDGQGSLRQDARTIGLIGLAHGSSHFFHMLLPPLFPFLIAEFDFSYSQLGLLVSVFFVVSGVGQMLSGFVVDRVGARPVLFYALSCFIAAGLVAGTASGYPSLILASLLAGMGNAPFHPVDFTILNKRVSPKRLGHGFSVHGISGNLGWATAPVFMAGIATASGSWRTACLSGAALAFVILTIMVLNRDALDDRQGSWSGNQAASKGGVGVVAQPEHPMAFLKLPSVWLCFSFFFFSTCSLSAIQSFASPALHNLYGTPLSMTALVVTGYMLCGAVGMVIGGFLVARVQRLEKIISLCLLAAAALLALVGLGILPGMGALVITALAGLGIGIAGPSRDMLIKRAAPPGATGRVYGTVYSGLDLGFSLAAPVFGAMLDRHMNAGIFFGSAAALALSVVSAGFVGAGVAARSAPKAATA, encoded by the coding sequence ATGACCACGACAACATCCACACCTTCGTCCGCGCCGTCCCCGGACGGGCAGGGCAGCCTTCGGCAGGACGCGCGCACCATCGGCCTGATCGGGCTTGCGCACGGCTCCTCGCACTTCTTCCACATGCTGCTGCCGCCGCTGTTCCCGTTCCTGATCGCGGAGTTCGACTTCAGCTACTCGCAACTCGGCCTGCTGGTGTCGGTGTTCTTCGTGGTCTCGGGCGTGGGGCAGATGCTCTCGGGCTTCGTTGTCGATCGCGTGGGGGCCCGTCCCGTGCTGTTCTATGCCCTGTCGTGCTTCATCGCCGCGGGGCTGGTCGCGGGCACGGCGAGCGGCTATCCCTCGCTGATCCTCGCCTCGCTGCTGGCGGGCATGGGCAATGCGCCGTTCCATCCCGTTGATTTCACCATCCTGAACAAGCGGGTCTCGCCCAAGCGCCTGGGCCACGGTTTCTCGGTGCACGGCATCTCGGGCAACCTCGGCTGGGCGACGGCCCCGGTATTCATGGCCGGCATCGCCACGGCATCGGGCTCCTGGCGCACGGCCTGCCTGAGCGGCGCAGCCCTCGCGTTCGTCATCCTCACCATCATGGTGCTGAACCGGGACGCCCTCGACGACCGCCAGGGCTCGTGGTCCGGCAACCAGGCCGCGAGCAAGGGCGGTGTGGGAGTGGTGGCCCAGCCGGAGCACCCCATGGCCTTCCTCAAGCTGCCGTCGGTGTGGCTGTGTTTTTCGTTCTTCTTCTTCAGCACCTGCTCGCTCAGCGCCATCCAGAGCTTCGCCAGCCCGGCGCTGCACAACCTGTACGGCACACCCCTGTCGATGACGGCGCTGGTCGTGACCGGCTACATGCTGTGCGGCGCCGTCGGCATGGTGATCGGCGGCTTCCTCGTTGCGCGCGTGCAGCGACTCGAGAAGATCATCTCGCTGTGCCTGCTGGCCGCCGCGGCGCTGCTGGCCCTGGTCGGTCTCGGCATCCTGCCGGGCATGGGCGCGCTCGTGATCACCGCGCTGGCGGGCCTGGGCATCGGCATCGCCGGCCCTTCGCGCGACATGCTGATCAAGCGCGCCGCGCCACCCGGTGCCACGGGCCGCGTCTATGGCACGGTCTATTCGGGGCTGGACCTGGGCTTCAGCCTGGCCGCCCCGGTGTTCGGCGCGATGCTGGACCGGCACATGAACGCCGGCATCTTCTTCGGATCGGCCGCGGCGCTGGCGCTGTCGGTGGTGTCTGCCGGATTCGTGGGCGCGGGTGTGGCGGCGCGCTCGGCCCCCAAGGCCGCCACCGCGTGA
- a CDS encoding peptidoglycan-binding domain-containing protein — protein sequence MSKRVLTLLAAACAAVALTGCETTNMKMGSAESKTVATGAAGGANTANESTQLERCPQSLGTLSLVENQDAGWYTILRNEYKLPPTANLLRLLVQQSNCFIIVERSAAGMRAMDRERQLMGSGEMRGGSNFGKGQMVASDYALSPEIIFSNSDAGGIGGALGGLIGGGRGAAIAAIGGSMKTREASAMLTLVDNRSGVQVAASEGSASKSDFAGFGGLFGGVAGGGLGGYQNTAQGKVITAAFMDAYNQMVVALRNYKAQTVQGQGLGGGGRLGVDGGAAPSQTRAGAAMSTREAQQRLMDLGYNIGSADGSMGPKTMNAIRAFQKDQGLKATGRLDSQTLDALSR from the coding sequence ATGTCCAAGAGAGTTTTGACGCTGCTTGCCGCAGCATGTGCTGCTGTTGCCCTGACGGGTTGCGAAACCACCAACATGAAGATGGGCAGCGCCGAATCGAAGACCGTGGCGACGGGTGCCGCCGGTGGTGCCAACACCGCGAACGAGAGCACGCAGCTCGAGCGCTGCCCGCAGTCGCTGGGCACGCTGTCGCTGGTGGAGAACCAGGATGCGGGCTGGTACACGATCCTGCGCAACGAATACAAGCTGCCTCCAACGGCCAACCTGCTGCGCCTGCTGGTGCAGCAATCCAACTGCTTCATCATTGTCGAGCGCAGCGCCGCAGGCATGCGCGCCATGGACCGTGAGCGCCAGCTGATGGGCTCCGGCGAAATGCGCGGCGGCAGCAACTTCGGCAAGGGCCAGATGGTGGCGTCCGACTACGCCCTCTCGCCTGAAATCATCTTCTCCAACAGCGATGCCGGCGGTATCGGTGGTGCCCTGGGCGGCCTGATCGGCGGCGGACGCGGTGCGGCCATTGCCGCCATCGGCGGCAGCATGAAGACCCGCGAGGCCAGCGCCATGCTGACGCTGGTGGACAACCGCTCAGGCGTGCAGGTGGCGGCTTCCGAGGGCAGCGCTTCCAAGAGCGATTTTGCGGGCTTCGGCGGCCTGTTCGGCGGCGTGGCGGGCGGCGGCCTGGGTGGTTATCAGAACACGGCCCAAGGCAAGGTGATCACGGCGGCCTTCATGGACGCCTACAACCAGATGGTCGTGGCGCTGCGCAACTACAAGGCGCAGACCGTGCAGGGCCAGGGCCTGGGCGGCGGTGGCCGGCTGGGCGTGGACGGCGGTGCCGCTCCTTCGCAGACACGTGCCGGCGCGGCCATGTCCACGCGTGAAGCACAGCAGCGCCTGATGGACCTGGGCTACAACATCGGCTCTGCCGACGGCTCCATGGGTCCGAAGACGATGAACGCCATCCGTGCCTTCCAGAAGGACCAGGGCCTGAAGGCCACGGGCCGACTGGACTCGCAGACGCTGGACGCGCTCTCGCGCTGA
- a CDS encoding ParB/RepB/Spo0J family partition protein translates to MVTKKPKGLGRGLEALLGPKVADTKASPATSRAANAKSGPVEGQGVGKLALTEMVPGMYQPRTRMDEGALYELAESIKQQGIMQPILVRRLADGPNAGKYEIIAGERRFRASRLAGLSEVPVLVREVPNEAAAAMALIENIQREDLNPLEEAQGLQRLVREFGLTHEQAAQAVGRSRSAASNLLRLLNLADPVQTMLMAGDIDMGHARALLSLDRAAQITAGNQIAAKKLSVREAEALVKKLGAEFSLQTQKPKKEKSRDMKRVEEELSDLLTAEVEVRVKKRVKRNGRTEEMGELAIQFGSLESLNGLIDRLRGNQ, encoded by the coding sequence ATGGTCACGAAGAAACCCAAGGGCCTGGGCCGAGGTCTCGAAGCGCTGCTGGGCCCCAAGGTGGCCGACACCAAGGCCTCCCCGGCGACGTCCCGGGCCGCCAATGCCAAGAGCGGCCCCGTGGAGGGGCAGGGCGTGGGCAAGCTGGCCCTGACCGAGATGGTGCCCGGCATGTACCAGCCGCGCACGCGCATGGACGAGGGTGCGCTCTACGAGCTGGCCGAGAGCATCAAGCAGCAGGGCATCATGCAGCCGATCCTGGTGCGCAGGCTCGCGGACGGCCCGAACGCCGGCAAGTACGAGATCATCGCGGGCGAGCGGCGCTTCCGCGCATCGCGCCTGGCCGGCCTGAGCGAAGTGCCGGTGCTGGTGCGCGAAGTGCCCAACGAGGCCGCGGCCGCGATGGCGCTGATCGAGAACATCCAGCGCGAGGACCTGAACCCGCTGGAGGAGGCGCAGGGCCTGCAGCGGCTGGTACGCGAGTTCGGCCTCACGCACGAGCAGGCGGCGCAGGCCGTCGGACGTTCGCGCAGCGCCGCAAGCAATCTGCTGCGGCTGCTGAACCTGGCCGATCCCGTGCAGACCATGCTGATGGCGGGCGACATCGACATGGGCCACGCGCGCGCGCTGCTGTCGCTCGATCGCGCGGCGCAGATCACGGCCGGCAACCAGATCGCGGCCAAGAAGCTGTCGGTGCGCGAGGCCGAGGCGCTGGTCAAGAAGCTGGGTGCCGAATTCAGCCTGCAGACGCAGAAGCCCAAGAAAGAGAAGTCGCGCGACATGAAGCGGGTGGAGGAAGAGCTCTCCGACCTGCTCACCGCCGAGGTCGAGGTGCGCGTGAAGAAGCGCGTGAAACGCAATGGCCGCACCGAGGAGATGGGGGAGCTGGCGATCCAGTTTGGCTCGCTGGAGTCGCTCAACGGGCTGATCGATCGGCTTAGAGGCAATCAGTAA
- a CDS encoding SRPBCC family protein — protein sequence MSDSTTTISSSTPAAAVHSNDLVLTRLLDAPADKLYRCWTEPALLVKWFVPAPWSVARAEVDVRPGGRCLIVMQSPEGQEIPNDGVYLEAVPGRRLVFTDAYRAGWVPSDKPFMTAIVTFEPEGQGTRYTAIARHWNEQDRKTHEDMGFHTGWGICAEQLERLARRL from the coding sequence ATGTCCGACTCCACAACCACCATCTCCTCCTCCACTCCGGCCGCTGCCGTGCACAGCAACGACCTGGTGCTCACGCGGTTGCTCGATGCGCCGGCCGACAAGCTCTATCGCTGCTGGACAGAACCGGCCCTGCTGGTGAAATGGTTCGTCCCGGCGCCCTGGAGCGTGGCGCGCGCCGAGGTCGACGTGCGCCCCGGCGGCCGCTGCCTGATCGTCATGCAGAGCCCCGAAGGGCAGGAGATTCCCAACGACGGCGTGTACCTCGAGGCGGTGCCCGGCCGCCGACTGGTGTTCACCGACGCCTACCGCGCGGGCTGGGTGCCGTCGGACAAGCCCTTCATGACCGCCATCGTCACCTTCGAGCCGGAGGGCCAGGGAACGCGTTACACCGCGATTGCCCGCCACTGGAACGAGCAGGACCGCAAGACGCACGAGGACATGGGTTTCCACACGGGCTGGGGCATCTGCGCCGAGCAGCTCGAGCGGCTGGCCCGGAGGCTGTGA
- a CDS encoding TetR/AcrR family transcriptional regulator, which produces MSADPSDPSARRTYHHGDLRQSLIDAGIRLAREGGPQAVVLREATRRAGVAPNAAYRHFANREALFEAVRAQVLAHMALSIETELASARSMADPAARAHAMLAAVGRAYIAFAQAETGWFRTAFARNDDAALPEGGAPVAADPFQLLCESLDAMVQAGVLPAERRPMAEYLAWSTVHGMATLMIDGPLRHSPAAQRTQLTDRLLQMVEKGL; this is translated from the coding sequence ATGTCAGCCGATCCTTCCGACCCCAGCGCCCGGCGCACGTACCACCATGGAGACCTGCGCCAGTCGCTGATCGATGCAGGCATCAGGCTTGCGCGTGAGGGCGGGCCGCAGGCCGTGGTGCTGCGCGAGGCCACGCGGCGCGCGGGCGTGGCGCCGAATGCCGCCTACCGGCATTTCGCGAACCGGGAGGCTCTGTTCGAGGCGGTGCGTGCGCAGGTGCTCGCCCACATGGCACTGTCGATCGAGACGGAGCTGGCGTCGGCGCGCAGCATGGCGGACCCTGCCGCGCGTGCGCACGCCATGCTGGCCGCCGTGGGGCGGGCCTACATCGCCTTTGCACAGGCGGAGACGGGGTGGTTCCGCACTGCATTTGCCAGGAACGACGATGCGGCTCTGCCGGAAGGCGGTGCGCCTGTCGCGGCGGATCCGTTCCAGCTGCTGTGCGAGTCGCTCGACGCCATGGTGCAGGCGGGCGTCCTGCCTGCCGAGCGCAGGCCGATGGCGGAATACCTGGCCTGGTCCACGGTGCACGGCATGGCCACGCTGATGATCGACGGCCCCCTGCGCCACAGCCCGGCGGCGCAGCGCACGCAGCTCACGGACCGGCTGCTGCAGATGGTCGAGAAGGGGCTCTGA
- a CDS encoding flavin reductase family protein, which yields MNTESERFHTYLPREGHGLPHDPFNAIIGPRPIGWMSTRSASGVLNLAPYSFFNAFNYTPPIVGFSSLGRKDTLRNIEETGEFVWNLATRPLAEAMNQSCAAVPFDVDEFDLAGLTPLASQVVTPPRVAESPVTMECRCTQIVQLRGADGADIPSWLVLGEVVAVHIERSLLKDGIYDTAAGQPILRGGGPADYFSIGEAQRFRMFRPR from the coding sequence ATGAACACCGAATCCGAACGCTTCCATACCTATCTTCCGCGCGAGGGCCACGGCCTGCCGCATGACCCGTTCAACGCCATCATCGGCCCGCGCCCGATCGGCTGGATGTCCACCCGAAGCGCCTCGGGCGTGCTCAATCTCGCGCCCTACAGCTTCTTCAATGCGTTCAACTACACCCCCCCGATCGTCGGCTTCTCCAGCCTCGGCCGCAAGGACACGCTGCGCAACATCGAGGAGACCGGCGAATTCGTCTGGAACCTGGCGACCCGGCCACTTGCCGAAGCCATGAACCAGAGCTGCGCGGCCGTTCCGTTCGACGTGGACGAGTTCGACCTCGCCGGGCTCACGCCGCTCGCATCCCAGGTCGTGACGCCGCCGCGCGTGGCCGAAAGCCCCGTCACCATGGAATGCCGGTGCACGCAGATCGTGCAGCTGCGGGGGGCCGACGGCGCGGACATACCGAGCTGGCTGGTGCTTGGCGAAGTGGTGGCCGTGCACATCGAGCGCAGCCTGCTCAAGGACGGCATCTATGACACCGCCGCGGGCCAGCCCATCCTGCGCGGCGGCGGTCCCGCGGACTATTTCAGCATCGGCGAGGCGCAGCGCTTTCGCATGTTCCGCCCGCGCTGA
- a CDS encoding ParA family protein — protein MAKIFCIANQKGGVGKTTTTVNLAAGLARIKQRVLMVDLDPQGNATMGSGVDKRSLELSVYDVLLETAGIKEAAVFSEQCGYHVLGANRELAGAEVELVTLEQRERRLKAALAAVDKDYDFVLIDCPPSLSMLTLNGLCSANGVVVPMQCEYFALEGLTDLVNTIKQVHANLNPDLQVIGLLRVMYDPRITLQSQVSEQLKDHFGDKVFDTVIPRNVRLAEAPSYGLPGVVFDPNAKGSQAFVDFAKEMVKRIKKMG, from the coding sequence ATGGCCAAGATTTTCTGCATCGCCAATCAGAAGGGTGGAGTGGGCAAGACCACGACCACCGTGAACCTCGCGGCAGGTCTTGCCCGGATCAAGCAACGCGTGCTCATGGTCGATCTGGACCCGCAGGGCAATGCGACCATGGGCTCGGGCGTGGACAAGCGCTCCCTCGAGCTCAGCGTGTACGACGTGCTGCTGGAAACCGCCGGCATCAAGGAGGCCGCCGTTTTCTCGGAGCAGTGCGGCTACCACGTGCTTGGCGCCAATCGCGAACTGGCCGGTGCCGAAGTCGAGCTGGTCACGCTCGAGCAGCGTGAGCGGCGCCTCAAGGCGGCCCTTGCCGCCGTGGACAAGGACTACGACTTCGTGCTGATCGACTGCCCGCCCAGCCTCTCGATGCTCACGCTCAACGGCCTGTGCAGCGCGAACGGCGTGGTCGTTCCCATGCAGTGCGAATACTTCGCGCTGGAAGGGCTGACCGATCTGGTCAACACCATCAAGCAGGTGCACGCCAACCTGAACCCCGACCTGCAGGTGATCGGCCTGCTGCGCGTGATGTACGACCCGCGCATCACGCTGCAGAGCCAGGTGAGCGAGCAGCTCAAGGACCACTTCGGCGACAAGGTGTTCGACACCGTCATTCCGCGCAACGTGCGTCTGGCCGAAGCTCCCAGCTACGGCCTGCCCGGCGTGGTGTTCGACCCGAACGCCAAGGGCAGCCAGGCCTTCGTCGATTTCGCGAAGGAAATGGTCAAGCGCATCAAGAAGATGGGATGA
- a CDS encoding N-acetyltransferase: MFLSLPPFWASWLPAPMGRAAAPMPLPRPAELRVDVYTGPDAIAQELQSLHDRLHTPGDSMHGIERLDFLGDPRFTVHYREADGEQYIYVEDLHMRRLAGYTVFNRLVELNRRADRVLRAPHTKFAPEYQRQGLATAIYRWALGNGQCLISGARQSPGAHALWNRLAQGNEQGYVHLQDKTVTYLGTRVDDERLLDHLNTRRILLGEGWSIDGLAATVRMHMPLSTAWAGHPREGVGGQGAAA; encoded by the coding sequence ATGTTTCTTTCCCTGCCGCCTTTCTGGGCGTCGTGGTTGCCTGCGCCCATGGGCCGGGCCGCAGCCCCGATGCCGTTGCCGCGCCCTGCCGAGCTGCGCGTCGATGTGTACACCGGCCCCGACGCCATCGCGCAGGAGCTGCAGTCGCTGCATGACCGCCTCCATACGCCCGGCGACTCGATGCACGGCATCGAGCGGCTCGATTTCCTCGGCGATCCGCGCTTTACCGTCCACTACCGCGAGGCGGACGGCGAGCAATACATCTACGTTGAAGACCTGCACATGCGGCGGCTGGCCGGCTATACGGTGTTCAACCGGCTCGTCGAGCTGAACAGGCGCGCCGATCGTGTGCTGCGCGCGCCCCACACCAAATTCGCCCCCGAATACCAGCGCCAGGGCCTGGCCACGGCCATCTACCGCTGGGCGCTCGGCAACGGCCAGTGCCTGATCTCGGGCGCGCGCCAGTCGCCCGGTGCGCACGCATTATGGAACCGCCTGGCGCAGGGCAACGAGCAGGGCTATGTGCACCTGCAGGACAAGACGGTCACCTACCTCGGCACGCGGGTGGACGACGAGCGTCTTCTGGATCACTTGAACACGCGCCGCATTCTGCTGGGCGAGGGCTGGAGCATCGACGGGCTGGCTGCCACCGTGCGGATGCACATGCCGCTTTCCACCGCATGGGCCGGACACCCGCGGGAGGGTGTCGGGGGGCAGGGCGCAGCCGCATAA
- a CDS encoding DUF1428 domain-containing protein: MKLQNYVDGFLCPVKTQDKERYLAVATAAAQLFRRHGAISVVECWGDDVPEGQLTSMPMAVKRESDEVVVFSWVVWPDKAVRDRGMKAVMDDPEMPKDMPFDGKRLIYGGFQTILVA; encoded by the coding sequence ATGAAGCTACAGAACTACGTCGACGGGTTCCTCTGCCCCGTCAAGACCCAGGACAAGGAGCGTTACCTGGCCGTGGCCACGGCAGCCGCGCAGCTGTTTCGCAGGCACGGGGCGATCTCGGTCGTGGAATGCTGGGGTGACGACGTGCCCGAGGGCCAGCTCACCTCCATGCCCATGGCCGTCAAGCGCGAGAGCGACGAGGTGGTCGTGTTCTCCTGGGTCGTGTGGCCTGACAAGGCCGTGCGTGACCGAGGCATGAAGGCCGTGATGGACGATCCGGAGATGCCCAAGGACATGCCGTTCGACGGCAAGCGCTTGATCTACGGTGGCTTTCAGACCATTCTGGTGGCCTGA
- a CDS encoding pyrimidine dimer DNA glycosylase/endonuclease V, whose amino-acid sequence MRLWSLHPRYLDTKGLVALWREALLAQAVLRGETRGYRNHPQLDRFKDLEDPAAALARYLHDVHAEATLRGYRFDGSKIHAADEDARITVATGQIAYEWAHLQNKLSTRSPADFERNARLQQPELHSMFMAQEGPVATWERP is encoded by the coding sequence GTGCGCCTCTGGTCCCTCCATCCCCGATATCTCGACACCAAGGGCCTTGTGGCACTCTGGCGCGAAGCGTTGCTCGCACAGGCCGTGTTGCGCGGTGAAACGCGTGGATACCGCAACCATCCACAGCTTGATCGTTTCAAGGACCTGGAGGATCCCGCCGCTGCGCTGGCACGCTATCTGCACGACGTGCACGCCGAAGCCACGCTGCGCGGCTATCGCTTCGACGGCAGCAAGATCCATGCGGCCGACGAGGACGCACGCATCACCGTGGCCACGGGGCAGATCGCCTATGAATGGGCCCATCTGCAGAACAAGCTGAGCACGCGCAGCCCGGCGGATTTCGAACGCAACGCCCGGCTCCAGCAGCCCGAGCTGCATTCGATGTTCATGGCGCAGGAGGGTCCTGTCGCCACCTGGGAACGCCCCTGA
- a CDS encoding AraC family transcriptional regulator, producing the protein MPSRPANTSIGARRSVRRLSYLESVAPPPYVPTRERPVRVRYRKLSADTQIMPHAHAWAQVAISAYGVLRLDVPKGTYMVPPSRAVWVPPGVEHAVTMVEDADLRTLYLYQPPDRCGPGVARHEEEPWRQCRVLEASDLLRALAREMPTESDDEPTPSADALRREKHLSALILDELRRANPVRLGVDLPHDKRLRSLCEAVIADPTLHETLEEWARNTGASPRTVARLFRTELGSTFTQWRQQVVLAKALSMAASRMPMGQIAQELGYSPSAFSAMVRKSVGQSPARFFGSL; encoded by the coding sequence ATGCCAAGCAGACCCGCCAATACCTCCATCGGCGCGCGCCGCTCGGTGCGGCGGCTGTCGTATCTGGAATCCGTTGCTCCGCCGCCCTACGTGCCCACGCGCGAGCGGCCCGTGCGGGTGCGCTATCGCAAGCTCAGCGCGGACACCCAGATCATGCCGCACGCCCATGCCTGGGCGCAGGTGGCGATCTCGGCCTACGGCGTGCTGCGCCTTGACGTGCCCAAGGGCACCTACATGGTGCCGCCATCGCGCGCGGTGTGGGTGCCTCCCGGTGTCGAGCATGCGGTGACGATGGTGGAGGACGCGGATCTCCGCACGCTCTACCTGTACCAGCCGCCCGATCGCTGCGGCCCCGGTGTGGCGCGGCACGAGGAAGAACCGTGGCGCCAGTGCCGCGTGCTCGAGGCCTCCGACCTGCTGCGCGCGCTGGCGCGCGAGATGCCCACGGAATCGGACGATGAACCCACGCCCTCTGCGGACGCATTGCGGCGCGAGAAGCACCTGAGCGCGCTGATCCTCGATGAGCTGCGGCGCGCGAACCCCGTCCGGCTCGGCGTCGACCTGCCGCACGACAAGCGGCTGCGCTCGCTCTGCGAGGCGGTGATTGCCGATCCCACGCTGCACGAGACGCTGGAGGAATGGGCGCGCAACACCGGTGCCAGCCCGCGCACCGTGGCCCGGCTCTTTCGCACCGAACTGGGCAGCACATTCACGCAATGGCGCCAGCAGGTGGTGCTGGCCAAGGCCCTGTCGATGGCCGCGTCGCGCATGCCCATGGGACAGATCGCGCAGGAGCTGGGCTACAGCCCCAGCGCTTTCAGTGCGATGGTGCGCAAATCGGTGGGACAGTCGCCCGCGCGGTTCTTCGGCTCACTGTGA
- a CDS encoding GFA family protein: protein MRYQASCHCGRNVFEFDGELKEALACNCSMCQRRGSLLAFVPRTALHLKTPEEASKVYTFHKHAIRHHFCPECGIHLYGEARHPKTGEAMAAVNIRCVEGLDLHTVPVREFDGRSLP from the coding sequence ATGCGATACCAGGCCAGCTGCCACTGCGGCAGGAACGTGTTCGAATTCGACGGCGAGCTCAAGGAGGCCCTTGCCTGCAACTGCTCCATGTGCCAGCGGCGAGGCTCGCTGCTGGCCTTCGTGCCGCGCACCGCGTTGCACCTGAAGACGCCCGAGGAGGCGAGCAAGGTCTACACTTTCCACAAGCACGCGATCAGGCACCATTTCTGTCCCGAATGCGGCATTCACCTGTATGGCGAGGCCCGGCATCCGAAGACGGGCGAGGCCATGGCGGCAGTCAACATTCGCTGCGTGGAAGGCCTGGACCTGCATACCGTGCCCGTGCGCGAATTCGACGGCCGTTCCCTGCCATGA